From a region of the Methanolobus tindarius DSM 2278 genome:
- a CDS encoding DUF2551 domain-containing protein, producing the protein MDSIRAKIKRRLQKFIELDVNGLRSHILSIFLSVKETTVDELHANITEKYDISRSAVASMVGYIYSKLGVLRSHKESYKTPIVYSLKEEYEDMIRTALEARPSSSGC; encoded by the coding sequence ATGGACTCAATTCGCGCAAAAATAAAACGAAGATTGCAGAAGTTCATCGAATTGGATGTAAATGGACTACGCAGTCATATACTATCAATTTTCTTAAGTGTAAAAGAGACAACAGTAGATGAGCTGCATGCAAATATCACTGAAAAGTACGATATTTCACGCAGTGCAGTGGCATCCATGGTAGGCTACATTTATTCCAAGCTAGGCGTACTCAGATCTCATAAAGAGTCTTACAAGACTCCAATAGTTTATTCTTTAAAGGAAGAATATGAGGACATGATTCGAACAGCTCTTGAAGCCAGGCCATCATCTTCAGGCTGTTAA